In Candidatus Devosia phytovorans, the DNA window GCGCCAGCCTTGGCAGCCAGCAGTGCCTGGTTGGCCGAGAAGCAGAGCGTGACATTGGTCTTGATGCCGCGATCCTTGAAGGTCTTGGTGGCCTTGAGGCCATTGAGCGTCAGCGGCAGCTTGACCACGACGTTTTCGGCGATCTTGGCGAGGACTTCGCCTTCGGCGATCATGCCGTCATATTCGAGGCTGGCCACCTCGGCCGAAACCGGACCGGGAACGATGTCGCAGATTTCCTTGACGACTTCCTTGAAATCGCGGCCGGACTTGGCGATCAGCGAGGGATTGGTGGTGACGCCATCGAGGAGACCAGCTTCATGGAGCTCCTTGATGTCCTTGATTTCTGCAGTATCGACGAAGAACTTCATGGTTCCCTCCTGAGTGGCTTTTGGGCAAAAGATGTAGCACGGCAAGGCTTTGCCGCAAGGAGATTGATGGCCGCTATTTGATGGCGGCCAGCAGGGCATCGGCCAGATCGCCAATGCGATCTTCCGGTATGCCGGCGACATTGATGCGACTATCGCCGATCATATAGATGCCGTTCTCGGCTTTTAGATGTTCGACGACGGAATTTTCGAGGCCGAGCAGCGAGAACATGCCGCGATGGCTGGCGATGAAGTCGAAATCTTCGGAATTGGACTTCTGGCGGATCGCTTCGCTCAGCTTTTCGCGCAGGCGGATCATGCGATCGCGCATCTCATTGAGTTCGGCCTCCCATTCGGCGCGCAGGTCCTTGTCCTCAAGGATGGTGCGGATGATTTCGGCGCCATGATCGGGTGGCTGGCTATAGGAGCCGCGGATGATGTTGAGCAGCTGCGACTGGGTGACGTCGGCCTGATTGGTGTCGCGGGCGACGATGATGGCGGCGCCGATACGTTCGCGGTATAGGCCGAAATTCTTGGAGCCGGAGAAGGCGACCAGGGCTTCGGGCACGGCAGAGAGGATCTTGCGCGTGCCATAGGCGTCGGGCTCGATGCCATCGCCGAAGCCGAGATAGGCCAGGTCGATGAAGGGCAGCGCGCCCGTGCGCAGCAGGGACTGGGTGACTTCATCCCATTGCTCGGGCGTAAGATTTGCGCCGGTCGGGTTGTGGCAGCAGCCATGCAGCAGCACGACGTCGTCCTTGCCCAGCTTGTCGAGCGCAGCCAGCATGGCGTCGAACTTCACGCCGCGGGTCTCGGTATCGAAATAGGGATACTTTTCGACCTTGAGGCCCGAGTTTTCGGCAATCGGGTAGTGGTTGGGCCAGGTCGGATCGGAGACCCAGACGGTGGCACCGGGGCGGGCGCGATTGACCAGCTGCATCAGCACCCAGAGCGAACCGGTGCCGCCCGGAGCCTGGGCAATGCGGACGCGGGAGCGGTCAACGCTATCGGCCAGGGCGAGATCGAGAACGGCGGCACCGAAACCCTTGTTGCCGGCTATCCCCAGGTAAGTCTTGGTTTTTTCGTTTTCGAGAATGCGCTGCTCGGCCTTGCGGACGGCGGACATGACGGCGGTTACGCCCTTTTCGTCCTTGTAGACGCCGACGCCCAGGTCGATCTTGGTGGAGCGCGGGTCAGCCGCGTATTCGCCCATGAGCGCCAGGATCTTGTCGCCGGGGGCCGTGGAAAGGGTCTCGAACATGATGGGGGTCGTTCCGGTGGGAAGGCGGGGTTGTTATAGGCCGGGGCCAGATTTTTGCAATTGCAAAGCGATCAGCGTTTGACGCCGGTCTTGTCGAGCTCGCTCAGCAATTGTGGAATGATTTCAAAGAGATCACCGATCAGGGCAACATCGGCCAGCTTGACCAGCGGCGCCTCGGGATCGGTATTGATGGCGACGATCTTCTTGGCGCCCTGGATGCCGGCTAGATGCTGCAGCGCGCCGGAAATGCCAATGGCGATATAGAGATCGGGGGCGATGATCTTGCCGGTCTGGCCGACCTGCCAGTCATTGGGGGCGTAGCCCGCGTCGACGGCGGCGCGGGTGGCGCCGATGGCAGCCCCGAGTTTTTTGGCCAGTTGCTCGATGAGCTGGAAGTTCTCGGCCGAGCCGAGGGCGACGCCACCGCCGACGACGATCTGGGCCGTGGCGAGATCGGGCGTGTCGCTTTGCGTGCGATGGGCGGCGATCAGGCGGGCAACAGAAACCACTGACGTATCAATGGTTTCGATCGGGGCAGCATTGCCGGTGGCCGCAGCGCGGAAAGCCGAGGCGCGGATGGTGAGGACGTGCTTGGCCTGGTTGTCGGTGACGGTCTGCAGCGCATTGCCGGCGTAGATGGGACGGGTAAAGCGGTTGGGACCGAGCACTTCGACCACGTCGGTGACGGGCATGATGTCGAGCTTTGCGGCGAGGCGCGGCATGACATCCTTGCCACCAGAACCGGCACTCGCGACCACATAATGATAACGGACTGCTAACGTTGAGAGTAGCGTTTCGAGGCTATCGGCTACAGGCGAGCCAGAGGCTGTCAAAACCCTGCTCACGCCCGCGAGCTGCGCGGCGGCTGCCGCGATCGGGGCAGGATTCTCGGCGACGACCAGAAGGTCGATCGGTCCGAGGGTGCTAACGGCATGCACGACACGTGCCGTGGCGGGAGAGAGCTGGCCGAGATCGTGATCGGCGATAACGAGCACGCTCATCACAGCGCCTCCATCTGCGAGACTTCAGCGGCGATATAGGCGGCGAGTTCCGTGGTCGAGCCCAGGGTCTTGCCGGCCGCGCGTTCGGCGGGCGGGGAGACCTTATCGATGATAAGGCGCGGGGTCAGGTCGACGCCGAATTCGGCGGCGGGGCGGACGGCCAGCGGCTTGGAGCGGGCCTTCATCACCATGGGGAGCGCGGCGTTGCGTGGGGTGTTGAGGCGCAGGTCGGCGGTGACCACGGCGGGGAGCGGGATGGCAATGGTCTCGCGGCCGCTATCGATCTCGCGGGTGACTTCGAGTTCGGCGCCAATGACCTTGATCTCCGAGGCGAAGGTGGCCTGGGGGCGATTGGTCAGGGCCGCCAGCATCTGGCCGGTGTGATTGCTGTCGTCGTCCACGGCCTGCTTGCCGAGGAGGACGATATCGGGGTTTTCCTCTTCGACGACCTTGGCCAGCAGCTTGGCGATGGCAAGGGTTTCGAGGTCGGCATCGGTCTCTACGAGGATGCCGCGATGGGCGCCCATGGCGAGAGCGGTGAGGATGACGTCATTGGCCGTCTTGGGGCCGATGGAGACGATGACGATCTCGTCACCGTGGCCAGCCTCGGAGAGTTGCACGGCGGCTTCCACCGCATGCTTGCAGAATGGGTTCATCGACATGCGAACGCCGGTGGTTTCCACACCAGAGCCATCGGGACGGACCCGGATGCGGACGTTGTGATCAACGACCCGCTTGATGGCGACGAGGATTTTCATGGCAGCACCTCCGGCAATTGGCGGTGTCATGACAAAATCGGCCGAACGGGGCAAGCCGCGCGGAGGGAATTTTGGGCTAGTGGGCTGGAGATTGTTGGAAAAGGCGTGCGGGGCCGCGCTTACTGCGCGGTGGCCCGCCACAGACGCGGTGTCACCCCGGCCTTGAGCCGGGTCCTATCCCGAGATCGCGTCACGGCCGCCGGATGGCAGTGACAACGACCTTACGGCAGAACAGACATCTCGAGATGGGTCCCGGCTCAAGGCCGGGATGACATCGAGTTTGTTGACGCTTCAAGGAAGCTCGATACCATCGCGTTTGTTGACGCTTCAGGGAAGCTCGATACCAAGGAGTGAGGTTGACCTTCCCCCTTGGGACAGCGACACTGACGCGAATAGACTTTTCCGGACCTTCTTATGCCCGTCATCAATCGCATTGCCGAGTTTCACGACGAAATCGCCGCCTGGCGGCAGGATTTCCATGCCAATCCCGAAATCCTTTATGACGTTGTGCGGACGGCGGGGATTGTCGAAAGCAAGCTGGCTGAATTTGGCGTCGACGAGGTGGTGACCGGGATCGGGCGCACGGGCGTGGTGGGCATCATCAATGGCCGGACGAACACCAGCGGCCGCACAATCGGGCTGCGCGCCGACATGGATGCGCTGCCGGTGACGGAAAAGACCGGCAAGAACTATGCCTCAACAGTCGACGGCAAGATGCATGCCTGTGGGCATGACGGGCATACGGCCATGCTGCTGGGCGCGGCGAAATACCTGGCCGAGACGCGCAATTTCGATGGGCGGATCGCGCTGATCTTCCAGCCAGCGGAAGAAGGCGGCGCGGGCGGCAAGGCCATGCTGAGCGACGGGCTGATAGAGAAATTTTCGATCGACGAATTCTACGGCATGCACAATTGGCCGGGCATGCCGGCCGGCGACTTCGGCATCCGGGTCGGCGGCATCATGGCGGCGACCGACCGCTTCTATATCGACATTACCGGTGTTGGCGGGCATGCGGCGCGGCCGCAGACGACGGTGGACCCGGTGGTGGTGGCGGCGAACATGATCGTGGGCCTACAGTCGATCGTGTCGCGCAATGTGGACCCGCTGCAGAGCGCGGTGCTGTCGGTGACCATGGTCGAGGCCGGCGAGGCGGACAATGTGATCTCGCGCACGGCCAAGATCACTGGCACGGTGCGCACCCTCGATCGCGAGGTGCAGGACCTTATCGAGCAGCGGCTGGAAGACTTCGTGCCGCAGTTTGCCAAAAGTTTTGGCGCGGAGGCAGTCTGCCGTTATGCGCGCGGCTATCCGGTAACGGTCAATACGCCGGAGCAGACCGATTTTGCCGCCGCAGTGGCGCGGGATGTCGTGGGGCAGGATCGCGTCGATGCCGATGCGCCGCCGTCGATGGGCGGCGAGGACTTTTCCTTCATGCTGGAAGAGCGGCCGGGCGCCTATATTTTCCTCGGCAATGGGGACAGTTCCGAGCTGCACACGGATACGTATGATTTCAATGACGAGGTCATTCCGGTGGGGGTGACCTATTGGGTGCGGCTGGCGGAAAAGGCTCTTCCTATCGGCTGACCCCAAGTGTTGTCCTTCAAGCCAAATCGAGCCCGGATCGATGAGCTCCTTCCGACCCTGATCACCATTGCCATTGCCGCTCTGGGCGGGGGCATTGCAACCTTGCTTGCCCTGCCGGCTGGGTGGTTGATGGGTGGGGCGCTGGCGGTGACCGGAGCGGCCATGGCCGGGGTCAAGGTCGGGATTCCGGACTGGCTGCGCAATGTGATCTTTGTGCTGATCGGCATGTCGATGGGCGCGAGCGTGGCGCCGGACAGTCTGACGCTGATTGCCAGCTGGCCGATCAGCCTGGCCGGGCTAGTGGTTGAGCTGGTGCTGATCATTTCGCTGACCGGCTGGATGCTGGTCAAAGTGTTCAAGCTCGATGCGGGCACGGCCTATATGAGCTCGTTTCCGGGGCATCTGTCGTTTGTCATGGGCATTGCCGCTTCGGGCGTGGGCGATGCGCGCCAGATCGTCATCATCCAGGTGATCCGCATCCTGATGCTGACGATTGCCGTGCCAATCGGGGCGACGGTACTGCCGATCGAGCATTTTACGCCCCCTGCCCCGACCTCCTATCTCGACATCTGGCAATTGCTGGCCCTGGCGGCGGGATGCGTGGTGGTGGGCGTGATCTTTGTGAAGCTCAAGGTGCCGGCCGGTTTCGTGCTGGGCGCCATGGCGGCGGCAACCGCGGCAAAGCTGGGCGGGCTTTATGTGGAGGCCATTCCGGCGCCTCTAACGCTTGTTGCCTTTGTTCTGACAGGGGCGCTGATCGGCTCGCGCTTTGCCGGGATCACGCGCCAGGAGTTCATGACGGCGGCCAAGGGCGGGTTGATCGCCACGGCGATGACGGTGGGGATCGTGACGCTGGTGACCTGGGTGGTCAGCCTCTTCGTCGACATGCCGTTCGGTCAGATCTGGCTGGGCCTGTCGCCGGGCGCGCTCGAGGGCATGGGTGCCTTGGGCATTGCGCTGGGGTATGATACGGCCTTCATCGCAGCGCATCATGTGATCCGGCTCTTGCTTTTGAGCTTTGCCATTCCCACTGTTGTGGTGTTGATCCGGCGGCGCGAGGCCGCCACAATTGCCAGACAGACTGCGCCGCGGATTCCGGAGAACTGAAATGATCAAGACGATTGCACTGGCCCTGACCGCTACGGCGCTGATGGCTGCGCCTGCAATGGCTGCGGCGGCATGCTCGGGCAGCTTTGCGCTGGACAAGGAATATTACACCGAGGCCC includes these proteins:
- the fsa gene encoding fructose-6-phosphate aldolase, which codes for MKFFVDTAEIKDIKELHEAGLLDGVTTNPSLIAKSGRDFKEVVKEICDIVPGPVSAEVASLEYDGMIAEGEVLAKIAENVVVKLPLTLNGLKATKTFKDRGIKTNVTLCFSANQALLAAKAGATFISPFLGRLDDINLDGVELIENIRQIYDNYAFDTEILAASIRTPNHVTQVALAGADVATIPPAVIRKLADHPLTNAGIEGFLKDWAATGQSIL
- a CDS encoding electron transfer flavoprotein subunit beta/FixA family protein; this encodes MKILVAIKRVVDHNVRIRVRPDGSGVETTGVRMSMNPFCKHAVEAAVQLSEAGHGDEIVIVSIGPKTANDVILTALAMGAHRGILVETDADLETLAIAKLLAKVVEEENPDIVLLGKQAVDDDSNHTGQMLAALTNRPQATFASEIKVIGAELEVTREIDSGRETIAIPLPAVVTADLRLNTPRNAALPMVMKARSKPLAVRPAAEFGVDLTPRLIIDKVSPPAERAAGKTLGSTTELAAYIAAEVSQMEAL
- a CDS encoding AbrB family transcriptional regulator, with translation MSFKPNRARIDELLPTLITIAIAALGGGIATLLALPAGWLMGGALAVTGAAMAGVKVGIPDWLRNVIFVLIGMSMGASVAPDSLTLIASWPISLAGLVVELVLIISLTGWMLVKVFKLDAGTAYMSSFPGHLSFVMGIAASGVGDARQIVIIQVIRILMLTIAVPIGATVLPIEHFTPPAPTSYLDIWQLLALAAGCVVVGVIFVKLKVPAGFVLGAMAAATAAKLGGLYVEAIPAPLTLVAFVLTGALIGSRFAGITRQEFMTAAKGGLIATAMTVGIVTLVTWVVSLFVDMPFGQIWLGLSPGALEGMGALGIALGYDTAFIAAHHVIRLLLLSFAIPTVVVLIRRREAATIARQTAPRIPEN
- a CDS encoding aspartate/tyrosine/aromatic aminotransferase, yielding MFETLSTAPGDKILALMGEYAADPRSTKIDLGVGVYKDEKGVTAVMSAVRKAEQRILENEKTKTYLGIAGNKGFGAAVLDLALADSVDRSRVRIAQAPGGTGSLWVLMQLVNRARPGATVWVSDPTWPNHYPIAENSGLKVEKYPYFDTETRGVKFDAMLAALDKLGKDDVVLLHGCCHNPTGANLTPEQWDEVTQSLLRTGALPFIDLAYLGFGDGIEPDAYGTRKILSAVPEALVAFSGSKNFGLYRERIGAAIIVARDTNQADVTQSQLLNIIRGSYSQPPDHGAEIIRTILEDKDLRAEWEAELNEMRDRMIRLREKLSEAIRQKSNSEDFDFIASHRGMFSLLGLENSVVEHLKAENGIYMIGDSRINVAGIPEDRIGDLADALLAAIK
- a CDS encoding FAD-binding protein — protein: MSVLVIADHDLGQLSPATARVVHAVSTLGPIDLLVVAENPAPIAAAAAQLAGVSRVLTASGSPVADSLETLLSTLAVRYHYVVASAGSGGKDVMPRLAAKLDIMPVTDVVEVLGPNRFTRPIYAGNALQTVTDNQAKHVLTIRASAFRAAATGNAAPIETIDTSVVSVARLIAAHRTQSDTPDLATAQIVVGGGVALGSAENFQLIEQLAKKLGAAIGATRAAVDAGYAPNDWQVGQTGKIIAPDLYIAIGISGALQHLAGIQGAKKIVAINTDPEAPLVKLADVALIGDLFEIIPQLLSELDKTGVKR
- a CDS encoding M20 family metallopeptidase, encoding MPVINRIAEFHDEIAAWRQDFHANPEILYDVVRTAGIVESKLAEFGVDEVVTGIGRTGVVGIINGRTNTSGRTIGLRADMDALPVTEKTGKNYASTVDGKMHACGHDGHTAMLLGAAKYLAETRNFDGRIALIFQPAEEGGAGGKAMLSDGLIEKFSIDEFYGMHNWPGMPAGDFGIRVGGIMAATDRFYIDITGVGGHAARPQTTVDPVVVAANMIVGLQSIVSRNVDPLQSAVLSVTMVEAGEADNVISRTAKITGTVRTLDREVQDLIEQRLEDFVPQFAKSFGAEAVCRYARGYPVTVNTPEQTDFAAAVARDVVGQDRVDADAPPSMGGEDFSFMLEERPGAYIFLGNGDSSELHTDTYDFNDEVIPVGVTYWVRLAEKALPIG